From Pararhodobacter zhoushanensis, the proteins below share one genomic window:
- the urtA gene encoding urea ABC transporter substrate-binding protein, which produces MKKLLLSTALCASFATGAFAQEGEPIRVGILHSLSGTMAISETTLRDAMLMLIEQQNEAGGLLGRPLEAVVVDPASDWPRFAELARELIAGDGVAAVFGCWTSVSRKSVLPVFEELNSILFYPVQYEGQESQRNVFYTGAAPNQQAIPAVDYLLAEGVERFYLAGTDYVYPRTTNQILEAYLLAQGVAQEDIIVNYTPFGHSDWQTIVAEIAAFGSTGRPAAVVSTINGDANVPFYNELASQGISAEDIPVIAFSVGEEELAGIDTAPLVGHLAAWNYFMSVDTPENDAFIDAWHAYIGSDERVTNDPMEAHYIGFNMWVDAVEAAGTTDADAVIDALVGVAVPNLTGGLSSMGANHHITKPVLIGEIQDDGQFEVVWETSGLVLGDEWSDFLPESAPLISDWRAPLSCGNYNVETGTCGGSE; this is translated from the coding sequence ATGAAAAAACTGCTGCTTTCGACCGCGCTCTGCGCGAGTTTCGCCACGGGCGCTTTCGCGCAGGAAGGCGAGCCGATCCGCGTTGGTATCCTGCACTCTCTGTCGGGCACGATGGCCATTTCGGAAACCACCCTGCGCGACGCGATGCTGATGCTGATCGAACAGCAAAACGAAGCCGGTGGCCTGCTGGGCCGTCCGCTGGAAGCCGTGGTTGTGGATCCCGCCTCGGACTGGCCGCGCTTTGCCGAACTGGCCCGTGAGCTGATCGCCGGTGACGGTGTCGCGGCGGTGTTCGGCTGCTGGACCTCGGTCAGCCGCAAATCGGTGCTGCCGGTGTTCGAGGAACTGAACTCGATCCTGTTCTACCCGGTCCAGTACGAAGGTCAGGAATCGCAGCGCAACGTGTTCTACACCGGTGCCGCCCCCAACCAGCAGGCGATCCCCGCCGTTGACTACCTGCTGGCCGAGGGTGTCGAGCGCTTCTACCTTGCCGGGACCGACTATGTGTACCCGCGCACCACGAACCAGATCCTTGAGGCCTATCTGCTGGCGCAGGGCGTCGCGCAAGAAGACATCATCGTCAACTACACGCCGTTTGGTCATTCCGACTGGCAGACCATCGTCGCCGAAATCGCTGCCTTCGGGTCGACCGGTCGCCCGGCTGCGGTTGTGTCCACCATCAACGGTGACGCGAACGTGCCCTTCTACAACGAGCTGGCCTCGCAGGGTATCTCGGCCGAAGATATCCCCGTCATCGCCTTCTCGGTGGGTGAGGAAGAACTGGCCGGTATCGACACCGCGCCGCTGGTCGGCCACCTGGCCGCCTGGAACTACTTCATGTCGGTCGACACGCCCGAAAACGACGCCTTCATCGACGCCTGGCACGCCTATATCGGCAGCGACGAGCGGGTGACCAACGACCCGATGGAAGCCCATTACATCGGCTTCAACATGTGGGTTGATGCCGTTGAAGCCGCTGGCACCACCGACGCCGACGCTGTCATCGACGCGCTGGTTGGCGTGGCGGTTCCGAACCTGACGGGCGGTCTGTCCTCGATGGGGGCCAACCACCACATCACCAAGCCGGTGCTGATCGGCGAGATCCAGGATGACGGCCAGTTCGAAGTGGTCTGGGAAACCTCGGGTCTGGTGCTGGGCGACGAATGGTCCGACTTCCTGCCGGAATCCGCTCCGCTGATCTCGGATTGGCGCGCGCCGCTGTCGTGCGGCAACTACAACGTCGAAACCGGAACTTGCGGCGGCTCTGAATGA
- the urtB gene encoding urea ABC transporter permease subunit UrtB, whose protein sequence is MLLRLMTLCLALLLPSLASAQTLDELVGQLPDGNYNDRAALVTRIAATGDPRAAGVLDALLEGELEQRTADGRIVHVTGSRNNETAVDVLTGEELGTVARRSTESIRVNNSLRRQIRTALGVLTLRDPDPARRLAAAEAALRSPDADQLDPLSEALEAEQNTTIRTALERARAATLLATDAPLDARLAAIATLADAPAMTVQSALNAHRADADPQIAAAVAAAIAEAERRQAVWSQAQNLWFGLSLGSVLLLAAIGLAITFGVMGVINLAHGELVMLGAYTTYAVQQVFRAYAPDMLGWSLAVAVPVAFLLVGAVGVAIERGIVRHLYGRPLETLLATWGVSLILQQLVRSLFGPTNREVGTPDWMSGAFQLGEMTVTWSRVSIVVFALVVFFGLLLLMRYSAFGLQMRAVTQNRPMAANLGIRTGYVDALTFGLGAGIAGLAGVALSQIDNVSPNLGQSYIIDSFLVVVFGGVGNLWGTFAAALSLGIANKFLEPWAGAVLGKILILIFIILFIQKRPRGLFPQRGRAAEG, encoded by the coding sequence ATGCTCCTGCGCCTGATGACGCTGTGCCTCGCGCTGCTGCTTCCCAGCCTCGCGTCTGCCCAGACCCTCGACGAGCTCGTGGGGCAATTGCCCGACGGAAACTACAATGACCGCGCCGCTTTGGTCACCCGGATCGCCGCCACCGGCGACCCGCGTGCCGCCGGTGTGCTGGACGCGCTGCTTGAGGGCGAACTGGAGCAGCGCACCGCCGACGGCCGCATCGTGCACGTCACCGGCTCGCGCAACAACGAGACGGCTGTGGATGTGCTGACCGGCGAAGAGCTGGGCACCGTCGCGCGGCGGTCCACCGAATCCATCCGCGTCAACAACAGCCTGCGCCGCCAGATCCGCACCGCGCTGGGCGTGTTGACCCTGCGCGATCCCGATCCCGCGCGCCGTCTGGCCGCTGCCGAGGCCGCGCTGCGCAGCCCCGATGCCGATCAGCTCGACCCGTTGTCCGAGGCGCTGGAGGCCGAGCAGAACACCACCATCCGCACCGCGCTTGAACGCGCCCGCGCCGCCACGCTGCTGGCGACCGATGCACCGCTCGACGCGCGCCTTGCCGCCATTGCCACGCTTGCCGATGCGCCCGCGATGACCGTGCAATCCGCCCTGAACGCCCACCGCGCCGATGCCGATCCGCAGATCGCCGCCGCCGTCGCTGCGGCCATTGCCGAGGCCGAGCGCCGTCAGGCCGTCTGGTCGCAGGCGCAGAACCTGTGGTTCGGGCTGTCGCTGGGTTCGGTCTTGCTGCTGGCCGCGATCGGCCTTGCGATCACCTTTGGCGTGATGGGGGTGATCAACCTTGCCCATGGCGAGCTGGTCATGCTGGGCGCCTATACCACCTACGCCGTGCAGCAGGTGTTCCGCGCCTATGCGCCCGACATGCTGGGCTGGTCGCTGGCCGTCGCTGTGCCGGTCGCCTTCCTGCTGGTGGGGGCCGTGGGTGTCGCCATCGAGCGCGGTATCGTGCGCCATCTCTACGGGCGGCCCCTTGAAACGCTGCTGGCGACATGGGGCGTCAGCCTGATCCTGCAGCAATTGGTGCGCAGCCTCTTTGGCCCGACCAACCGCGAGGTCGGCACGCCGGACTGGATGTCGGGCGCGTTCCAGCTGGGCGAGATGACGGTGACATGGTCGCGCGTGTCCATCGTGGTCTTTGCCCTCGTGGTGTTCTTCGGCCTTCTCCTGCTCATGCGGTACTCGGCCTTTGGTCTGCAAATGCGCGCCGTCACGCAGAACCGGCCGATGGCCGCCAATCTGGGCATCCGCACCGGCTACGTCGACGCGCTGACCTTCGGTCTGGGCGCGGGCATTGCCGGGCTGGCCGGTGTGGCGCTCAGCCAGATCGACAACGTGTCGCCGAACCTTGGTCAGAGCTACATCATCGACAGCTTTCTGGTCGTGGTGTTCGGCGGGGTCGGCAACCTGTGGGGCACCTTTGCGGCCGCGCTCAGCCTTGGCATCGCCAACAAGTTCCTCGAGCCTTGGGCGGGGGCCGTGCTGGGCAAGATCCTGATCCTGATCTTCATCATTCTCTTCATCCAGAAGCGTCCGCGCGGGTTGTTCCCGCAGCGTGGCCGCGCGGCCGAGGGCTGA
- the urtC gene encoding urea ABC transporter permease subunit UrtC: protein MTRLIDLRLGLFLAALFAVTVLAPLATTLSSSSPFNLPSYLIPLMGKYLCYALLAVALDLCWGYAGILSLGHGAFFALGGYAMGMHLMREIGARGVYANPELPDFMVFLSYQELPWFWWGFDNFGFAVLMALLVPGLLAFVFGWFAFRSRVSGVYLSIITQALTFALLLAFFRNEMGFGGNNGLTDFRDVLGFSLSAPSTRIALFVLTAICLAACILIARAITISKAGKVLVAVRDAESRTRFLGYRVESYSVFVFTVSAMMAGLAGALYVPQVGIINPSEFAPANSIEIVVWVALGGRGTLVGAAIGALVVVALKSWLTATFPDLWLFALGGLFILVTLALPNGLLGLLDRFRRAKSAPKEAAA, encoded by the coding sequence ATGACCCGTCTGATCGACCTGCGCCTTGGCCTGTTTCTGGCCGCCCTGTTCGCCGTTACCGTGCTGGCGCCCTTGGCCACCACGCTGTCGTCGTCTTCGCCGTTCAACCTGCCCAGCTACCTGATCCCCTTGATGGGCAAGTACCTGTGCTATGCCTTGCTGGCCGTCGCGCTGGATCTGTGCTGGGGCTATGCGGGCATCCTGTCGCTGGGGCACGGCGCGTTCTTCGCGCTGGGCGGCTATGCGATGGGCATGCACCTCATGCGCGAGATTGGCGCGCGGGGCGTCTATGCCAACCCCGAACTGCCCGATTTCATGGTGTTTCTCAGCTATCAGGAGCTGCCGTGGTTCTGGTGGGGCTTTGACAACTTCGGCTTCGCAGTGCTCATGGCATTGCTGGTGCCGGGGCTGCTGGCCTTTGTCTTTGGCTGGTTCGCCTTTCGCAGCCGGGTGTCGGGCGTGTATCTGTCGATCATCACCCAGGCGCTGACCTTCGCGCTGCTGCTGGCGTTTTTCCGCAACGAGATGGGCTTTGGCGGCAACAACGGGTTGACCGATTTCCGCGACGTGCTGGGCTTCTCGCTCTCGGCCCCCTCAACCCGCATCGCGCTGTTCGTGCTGACCGCGATCTGTCTGGCCGCCTGCATCCTGATTGCCCGCGCGATCACTATCTCCAAGGCGGGCAAGGTGCTGGTCGCCGTGCGTGACGCCGAAAGCCGCACGCGGTTTCTGGGCTACCGGGTGGAAAGCTATTCGGTCTTTGTCTTCACCGTCTCGGCAATGATGGCCGGGCTGGCGGGCGCGCTTTACGTCCCGCAGGTCGGCATCATCAACCCCAGCGAATTTGCGCCCGCCAACTCGATCGAGATCGTGGTCTGGGTGGCTTTGGGCGGGCGCGGCACGCTGGTCGGGGCTGCCATCGGCGCGCTGGTCGTCGTGGCGCTGAAAAGCTGGCTCACCGCGACCTTCCCTGATCTGTGGCTCTTCGCGCTGGGCGGGCTGTTCATTCTGGTGACGCTGGCGCTGCCCAACGGGCTGCTGGGTCTGCTCGACCGCTTCCGCCGTGCCAAATCTGCGCCCAAGGAGGCCGCCGCATGA
- the urtD gene encoding urea ABC transporter ATP-binding protein UrtD — MTAQLYLDGVTRSFDGFKAINNLALSVDKGELRAVIGPNGAGKTTMMDIITGKTRPDGGEVLWNMDTDLTRLDEARVARLGIGRKFQKPTVFETHTVEDNIRLSLKAPRGVFASLFHRSTKAEETRVTELMDQIRLTHLRFEDAANLSHGQKQWLEIGMLLAQEPQLLLVDEPAAGMTDAETMETAELLKSIAGERTVIVVEHDMDFVRALDCRVTVLHQGSVLAEGSLDYVSARDDVIEVYLGR; from the coding sequence ATGACCGCGCAACTCTATCTGGATGGCGTGACCCGCAGTTTCGACGGGTTCAAGGCGATCAACAATCTGGCGCTGTCGGTCGACAAGGGCGAGCTGCGCGCGGTGATCGGTCCGAACGGCGCGGGCAAGACCACGATGATGGACATCATCACCGGCAAGACCCGCCCCGATGGCGGCGAGGTGTTGTGGAACATGGACACCGACCTGACCCGTCTGGACGAGGCGCGCGTCGCCCGGCTGGGCATCGGGCGCAAGTTCCAGAAACCCACGGTGTTCGAGACCCACACGGTCGAGGACAACATCCGCCTGTCGCTGAAGGCCCCGCGCGGGGTGTTTGCCTCGCTGTTCCACCGCTCGACCAAGGCGGAAGAGACGCGGGTCACCGAACTGATGGATCAGATCCGCCTGACCCATCTGCGCTTTGAGGACGCCGCCAATCTCAGCCACGGCCAGAAGCAATGGCTGGAAATCGGCATGCTGCTGGCGCAGGAGCCGCAGTTGTTGCTGGTCGATGAACCCGCCGCCGGCATGACCGACGCCGAGACGATGGAAACCGCCGAGCTGCTCAAATCCATCGCCGGAGAGCGCACCGTGATCGTGGTCGAGCATGACATGGATTTCGTGCGCGCGCTCGATTGCCGGGTGACGGTGCTGCATCAGGGCTCGGTTCTGGCCGAAGGGTCGCTCGACTATGTGTCGGCCCGTGATGACGTCATCGAAGTGTATCTGGGGCGCTGA
- the urtE gene encoding urea ABC transporter ATP-binding subunit UrtE yields the protein MLEITDLTLHYGAAQALKGISLTAQEGQITTVLGRNGVGKTSLMRAIVGRHPASGGKILWNGEEINKLSPPERAKRGIAYVPQGREIFPLLTVRENLEAAFATLPRGSRKVPDAVFELFPVLLQMMNRRGGDLSGGQQQQLAIGRAMVMQPRLLVLDEPTEGIQPSIIKDIGRAIEYLRDQFGMAVVLVEQYFDFARALADRFAVLDRGELVMSGTSADIDANEVELRRWLTV from the coding sequence ATGTTGGAAATCACCGATCTCACGCTGCATTACGGTGCGGCACAGGCCCTCAAGGGCATCTCGCTGACCGCGCAGGAAGGCCAGATCACCACCGTTCTGGGCCGCAACGGCGTAGGGAAAACCTCGCTGATGCGGGCCATTGTCGGGCGGCATCCGGCCTCGGGCGGGAAAATCCTGTGGAACGGCGAGGAGATCAACAAGCTCTCGCCCCCTGAACGCGCCAAACGCGGCATCGCCTATGTCCCGCAGGGGCGCGAGATTTTCCCTCTTCTGACCGTGCGCGAGAACCTGGAGGCCGCCTTCGCCACCCTGCCGCGCGGTTCGCGCAAGGTGCCCGACGCGGTGTTCGAGCTGTTCCCGGTACTGTTGCAGATGATGAACCGTCGCGGCGGGGATCTGTCGGGCGGCCAGCAGCAACAGCTGGCGATTGGCCGCGCGATGGTCATGCAGCCGCGTCTGTTGGTGCTGGACGAGCCGACCGAGGGCATCCAGCCGTCGATCATCAAGGACATCGGCCGCGCCATCGAATATCTGCGCGATCAGTTCGGTATGGCGGTGGTGCTGGTCGAGCAATATTTCGACTTTGCCCGCGCGCTGGCCGACCGCTTTGCCGTGCTCGACCGGGGCGAGCTGGTCATGTCCGGCACCAGCGCCGACATCGACGCCAACGAGGTCGAGCTGCGGCGCTGGCTGACGGTGTGA
- a CDS encoding winged helix-turn-helix transcriptional regulator, with protein MTAHTPGPWSDPVTGVCPVAETLRLLGGKHGPTLLHCLTGGEMHFLELSRALGGISRKVLTEQLRVFEAEGLISRTPKQDARRRVAYALTPRGQALGAIIVQLYDWSTARV; from the coding sequence ATGACCGCACACACCCCGGGCCCCTGGTCCGATCCGGTGACCGGCGTTTGCCCGGTGGCCGAGACGCTGCGCCTGCTGGGTGGCAAGCACGGCCCCACCCTGCTGCACTGCCTGACCGGCGGTGAGATGCATTTTCTCGAACTGTCACGCGCCCTTGGCGGCATCAGCCGCAAGGTGCTGACCGAGCAACTCAGGGTGTTCGAGGCCGAAGGCCTGATCAGCCGCACGCCCAAGCAGGACGCGCGCAGGCGGGTGGCCTATGCGCTCACCCCGCGCGGTCAGGCGCTGGGGGCGATCATCGTCCAGCTTTATGACTGGAGCACCGCGCGGGTGTGA
- a CDS encoding MBL fold metallo-hydrolase, producing the protein MMTQTSVHRLAMLPYGMLNAFLLVRQGRALLVDTGLPGARPRIERALRGQGLGWADVALTVLTHAHIDHAGSAAQVQRHTNAPLILHRDELAYAQGAKPLLRPSGPFGWLFHKTGAIERPFEPVTPDRLMTTDTLDLADYGFPALLVHTPGHTPGSVSVVLEGGG; encoded by the coding sequence ATGATGACGCAAACCTCTGTGCACAGGCTGGCGATGCTCCCTTACGGCATGCTGAACGCATTTCTGCTGGTCCGTCAGGGCAGGGCGCTGCTGGTCGATACCGGCCTGCCGGGTGCGCGGCCCCGCATCGAGCGGGCCTTGCGCGGGCAGGGGCTGGGCTGGGCCGATGTCGCGCTGACCGTGCTGACCCATGCCCATATCGACCACGCCGGATCCGCCGCACAGGTTCAGCGCCACACGAACGCGCCGCTGATCCTGCACCGCGACGAGCTGGCCTATGCGCAGGGCGCGAAGCCGCTGCTCAGGCCCTCGGGGCCGTTCGGCTGGCTGTTCCACAAGACCGGCGCGATCGAGCGGCCCTTCGAGCCGGTCACCCCCGACCGGCTGATGACCACCGACACGCTGGATCTGGCGGATTATGGCTTTCCCGCGCTTTTGGTCCATACGCCCGGCCACACGCCGGGGTCTGTGTCTGTGGTGCTGGAGGGGGGCGGGTGA
- a CDS encoding MBL fold metallo-hydrolase has product MIAGDLLASGILLGGIALRGRPKSPPFEEDRAAVAASLRRLLAMGCETFYLGHGGPLPAAAVRRHIERLRG; this is encoded by the coding sequence GTGATCGCCGGGGATCTGCTTGCCTCGGGTATCCTGCTGGGCGGGATCGCGTTGCGCGGGCGGCCCAAATCCCCGCCGTTCGAGGAAGACCGCGCCGCCGTCGCCGCTTCGCTGCGCCGTCTGCTGGCGATGGGCTGCGAGACCTTCTATCTTGGCCACGGCGGACCACTGCCCGCCGCCGCCGTGCGCCGTCATATCGAGCGCCTGCGGGGGTGA
- a CDS encoding GFA family protein, translating to MSDDVYTGGCGCGAVRYQAEGRPVAQLHCQCTHCRMRSGTGHASYLVFAGTEAVTLTGAVRVWSLKGDSGTDKHHAFCPVCGIPLYVTFAASPGITAIHPGSMDAPERFAPGFVTYGLRGLDWDRLDAGLTVFDAGPTG from the coding sequence ATGTCGGACGACGTCTATACGGGCGGCTGTGGCTGTGGCGCGGTGCGCTATCAGGCAGAGGGCCGACCGGTCGCGCAACTGCATTGCCAATGCACCCACTGCCGGATGCGCAGCGGAACGGGACACGCGTCCTATCTGGTGTTCGCCGGGACCGAGGCCGTCACGCTGACGGGCGCGGTTCGGGTCTGGAGCCTCAAGGGCGACAGCGGGACGGACAAGCATCACGCCTTTTGCCCGGTCTGTGGTATCCCCCTTTACGTCACCTTTGCCGCCAGTCCGGGGATCACGGCGATCCACCCGGGCAGTATGGACGCGCCCGAACGCTTCGCGCCCGGCTTCGTCACCTACGGGTTGCGCGGGCTGGACTGGGACCGGCTGGACGCCGGCCTGACGGTGTTCGACGCGGGGCCGACGGGCTGA
- a CDS encoding SRPBCC family protein, which produces MTDTSASFIYVTYIRATPEQVFEAIIKPEIALRYWGHANVSDDWQPGSTWKHVRASDANVVDLVGKVLESDPPRRLVLSWSNESQQHDPAHTSTVAFDIEPALEGVKLTVSHTDLQPDSGMLAGISKGWPMVLSSLKSLLETGQGFDL; this is translated from the coding sequence ATGACCGACACATCCGCCAGCTTCATCTATGTCACCTATATCCGCGCCACGCCCGAGCAGGTGTTCGAGGCGATCATCAAACCCGAGATCGCGCTGCGCTATTGGGGCCATGCCAATGTCTCGGACGACTGGCAGCCCGGCTCGACATGGAAACATGTGCGTGCCAGCGACGCCAATGTGGTCGATCTGGTGGGCAAGGTGCTGGAAAGCGACCCGCCCCGGCGTCTGGTGTTGAGCTGGTCGAATGAAAGCCAGCAGCATGACCCCGCCCACACCAGCACCGTCGCCTTTGACATCGAGCCTGCGCTGGAGGGCGTCAAGCTGACGGTCAGCCATACCGATCTGCAACCGGACAGCGGCATGCTTGCGGGCATCAGCAAGGGCTGGCCGATGGTGCTGTCCAGCCTGAAATCCCTGCTCGAAACCGGTCAGGGCTTTGATCTGTAA
- a CDS encoding ArsR/SmtB family transcription factor — MDDDKVFKALADPSRRKLLDSLCDHNGQTLSQLCAALDMTRQSVTQHLGLLEDANLLSTTRKGREKLHFINPIPLHEVYERWIRKFEEGRLSLLHDLKTQLEGDQP; from the coding sequence ATGGACGACGACAAGGTTTTCAAGGCACTGGCCGACCCCAGCCGCCGCAAGCTGCTGGACAGCCTGTGTGATCACAACGGCCAGACGCTGAGCCAGCTCTGCGCGGCGCTGGACATGACCCGCCAGTCAGTGACCCAGCATCTGGGCCTGCTGGAGGATGCCAACCTGCTCAGCACGACCCGCAAGGGTCGGGAGAAACTGCACTTTATCAATCCGATCCCGCTGCACGAGGTCTACGAGCGCTGGATCCGCAAGTTCGAGGAAGGCCGGTTGAGCCTTTTGCATGACCTCAAAACCCAGCTTGAAGGCGACCAGCCATGA
- the nagA gene encoding N-acetylglucosamine-6-phosphate deacetylase → MRQIWRGARVFDGWSLRDGCALVVEDGRVVALAEDTGEGVDLDGGILAPGFIDLQVNGGGGALLGQGDPDAALALMCAAHGRLGTAGLLPTLITADRVVTEGVLAAGIRAAKTGLPGFLGLHLEGPHLDPRRKGAHDARLIRPMEDTDLAQLLAAARALPALMVTLAPESATPAQIAALAAAGVLVSLGHSDCTEAQARTAQDAGARVVTHLFNAMSPLGHRAPGLTGAALEGTAQVGIIPDGVHVARTPFRLAVQAAGERLFAVTDSMAVAGTDDDRFTLNGRTILRQDGRLTLEDGTLAGADVSFPQALAWMTAHAGIGLETALAMMTRRPAQVLGLSNRGVLTEGAHADLVHLSDAGALLGVWRGGLEA, encoded by the coding sequence ATGCGGCAGATCTGGCGCGGGGCGCGGGTGTTTGACGGCTGGTCCCTGCGCGACGGTTGCGCGCTGGTGGTTGAGGACGGGCGCGTCGTGGCGCTGGCCGAGGACACGGGCGAAGGCGTCGATCTGGACGGCGGTATCCTTGCGCCCGGTTTCATCGACCTGCAGGTGAATGGCGGCGGCGGCGCGCTGCTGGGGCAGGGTGACCCCGACGCGGCCTTGGCGCTGATGTGCGCCGCCCATGGGCGGCTGGGGACGGCGGGGCTGTTGCCGACGCTGATCACCGCTGACCGCGTGGTAACTGAAGGCGTGCTGGCGGCGGGTATCCGGGCGGCAAAGACGGGGCTGCCGGGGTTTCTGGGTCTGCATCTGGAGGGCCCGCATCTGGACCCGCGCCGCAAGGGCGCGCATGACGCCCGGCTGATCCGCCCGATGGAGGACACCGACCTTGCACAGCTGCTCGCTGCCGCCCGCGCGTTGCCGGCGCTGATGGTAACGCTGGCCCCCGAGAGCGCCACGCCCGCGCAGATTGCCGCGCTGGCGGCGGCGGGGGTGCTGGTCAGCCTGGGCCACAGCGATTGCACCGAAGCACAGGCGCGCACGGCACAGGACGCAGGCGCGCGCGTCGTGACGCATCTTTTCAACGCCATGTCGCCGCTCGGCCACCGCGCGCCCGGTCTGACCGGCGCGGCGCTGGAGGGCACGGCGCAGGTCGGTATCATCCCCGATGGCGTGCATGTCGCGCGCACGCCCTTCCGGCTGGCGGTGCAGGCAGCGGGCGAGCGGCTGTTTGCCGTGACTGACAGCATGGCGGTGGCGGGGACCGACGACGACCGCTTCACCCTGAACGGCCGCACCATTCTGCGACAGGACGGGCGGTTGACGCTGGAGGATGGCACGTTGGCCGGGGCCGATGTCAGCTTTCCGCAGGCGCTGGCGTGGATGACCGCGCACGCCGGGATCGGGCTGGAAACCGCCTTGGCGATGATGACCCGCCGTCCGGCACAGGTGCTGGGGCTAAGCAACAGAGGCGTGCTGACCGAAGGCGCCCATGCCGATCTAGTGCATCTGAGCGACGCGGGCGCGCTGCTCGGTGTCTGGCGCGGCGGCTTGGAGGCCTAG
- the metK gene encoding methionine adenosyltransferase, whose product MSRQNYIFTSESVSEGHPDKVCDRISDAILDAFLAEEANARVACETFATSSMVVIGGEVGLSDPERLKDYMGRIPQIARDCIKDIGYEQEHFHWNTLHVLNFLHEQSAHIAQGVDRDGAGDQGIMFGYAVDETPELMPAPIQYAHAILKRLTEVRKSGQEPTLRPDAKSQLSLRYEGGKPVEVTSIVLSTQHALESQTSDDIRAIVEPYIREVLPSGWISETTEWWVNPTGTFVIGGPDGDAGLTGRKIIVDTYGGAAPHGGGAFSGKDPTKVDRSAAYAARYLAKNIVAAGMAKRCTLQISYAIGVAKPLSIYVDTHGTGVMPDEEIERIVARSMDLTPRGIRTHLGLNKPIYARTSAYGHFGRAPEADGGFSWEKTDLVETLKKAG is encoded by the coding sequence ATGAGCCGACAGAACTATATTTTCACCTCGGAATCCGTTTCCGAGGGGCATCCTGACAAGGTCTGTGACCGGATCTCGGATGCCATCCTTGATGCCTTTCTTGCCGAAGAAGCCAACGCCCGCGTTGCCTGCGAGACCTTCGCCACCTCGTCCATGGTGGTGATCGGCGGCGAGGTTGGTCTGTCCGACCCCGAGCGTCTGAAGGACTACATGGGCCGCATCCCGCAGATCGCGCGCGATTGCATCAAGGACATCGGCTATGAGCAGGAGCACTTCCACTGGAACACCCTGCATGTTCTGAACTTCCTGCATGAACAATCGGCGCATATCGCGCAGGGCGTTGACCGCGACGGCGCGGGCGATCAGGGGATCATGTTCGGCTATGCCGTGGATGAAACGCCGGAATTGATGCCCGCCCCCATCCAATACGCCCACGCGATCCTGAAGCGCCTGACCGAAGTGCGCAAATCGGGGCAGGAACCGACGCTGCGGCCTGACGCCAAATCGCAGCTCTCATTGCGCTATGAGGGTGGCAAGCCGGTCGAGGTGACCTCGATCGTGCTCTCGACGCAGCACGCGCTGGAAAGCCAGACCTCGGACGACATCCGCGCCATCGTCGAGCCCTACATCCGTGAAGTCCTGCCCTCGGGCTGGATTTCCGAGACTACCGAATGGTGGGTCAACCCGACGGGCACCTTCGTGATCGGCGGGCCGGATGGTGACGCGGGCCTGACAGGGCGCAAGATCATTGTCGATACCTATGGCGGGGCTGCCCCGCATGGCGGCGGTGCGTTCTCGGGGAAAGATCCGACCAAGGTGGACCGCTCGGCCGCCTATGCCGCGCGCTATCTGGCCAAGAACATCGTCGCCGCAGGCATGGCCAAACGCTGCACGCTGCAGATTTCCTATGCCATCGGCGTGGCCAAGCCGTTGTCGATCTATGTCGACACGCATGGCACGGGCGTCATGCCGGATGAGGAAATCGAGCGGATCGTGGCGCGTAGCATGGACCTGACACCGCGCGGCATCCGCACGCATCTGGGGCTGAACAAGCCGATCTATGCGCGCACCTCGGCTTACGGCCATTTCGGGCGCGCGCCCGAGGCGGATGGCGGGTTCAGTTGGGAAAAGACCGATCTGGTCGAGACGCTGAAGAAAGCGGGCTGA